The Flavobacterium praedii genome window below encodes:
- a CDS encoding helix-turn-helix domain-containing protein yields the protein METPENQPVRRRNGKQVSFEYKLSVIQQINNGQISLNYASKKYDISKSTIEYWMKKLTNYEQTNKSISKDDEIRMLKSKIEDLEGIKAFQQEVIIEFESVTGEELSKKYLPDWLANEIQKKKKKLLK from the coding sequence ATGGAAACACCCGAAAATCAGCCTGTCCGAAGAAGAAACGGCAAACAAGTAAGTTTTGAATACAAACTTTCTGTAATTCAACAAATCAACAATGGGCAAATTTCTTTAAATTACGCTTCTAAAAAATACGATATTTCTAAAAGCACAATCGAATACTGGATGAAGAAACTAACCAATTACGAGCAAACCAATAAATCTATTAGTAAAGACGATGAAATTCGTATGCTAAAAAGTAAAATAGAAGATTTAGAAGGAATTAAAGCATTTCAACAAGAGGTAATCATTGAATTTGAGTCCGTTACTGGGGAGGAACTTTCAAAAAAGTACTTGCCCGATTGGTTAGCAAACGAAATTCAGAAAAAGAAGAAAAAGCTTTTAAAATAA
- a CDS encoding alginate lyase family protein: protein MLYKKKIILFLSILSIGITTSYAQPFIHSGIWVHPGAAESKKELDFVKKQIKAGKEPWKSEFHNMIQFEIKNGYTKTSAPKDLGKVNENDQKEDAKLAYANALAWYFTDNAAYAEQAIKVFKTWSSTFEGYRYAYPLNEATNQSQLDCAWIGSILGPAAEILRIYPGWSSEDIENVKTMFRTKFYPNLNLLNTWNGNEDLTQIYAMISIAVFLEDEKEFNIALDRLEKRNPSYFYLTSDPVSSRNYATRTFPNDWYKPQIIKDGLTQETCRDNNHHAQFAMAAALATAEVAWHQRIDIYKKNEKRYIATMELMAKQGLTGSMQEICTNNATTTELFDTWEIGYNHYHNRMGIELPYTKLLLESKIRNPNTKSDWNIFYETLTHANIQEN, encoded by the coding sequence ATGTTATATAAAAAGAAAATTATACTATTCCTTTCAATTTTAAGTATCGGAATAACAACTTCATACGCACAGCCATTTATTCATTCTGGAATTTGGGTTCACCCTGGCGCTGCTGAAAGTAAAAAGGAGCTTGATTTTGTAAAAAAACAGATTAAAGCTGGCAAAGAACCTTGGAAAAGTGAATTTCATAATATGATTCAATTTGAAATCAAAAATGGTTACACCAAAACTTCTGCCCCGAAAGATTTAGGCAAAGTAAATGAAAATGATCAAAAAGAAGATGCAAAATTAGCTTATGCAAATGCTCTTGCTTGGTACTTTACTGACAATGCAGCTTATGCAGAGCAAGCAATTAAAGTTTTCAAGACATGGTCATCTACTTTTGAAGGTTATCGTTATGCTTACCCACTGAATGAAGCAACCAATCAAAGCCAACTAGATTGTGCTTGGATTGGATCTATTTTGGGTCCAGCTGCAGAAATATTGAGAATATATCCAGGATGGTCTTCCGAAGATATTGAGAATGTTAAAACTATGTTCAGGACAAAATTTTATCCTAATCTAAATCTGTTAAATACTTGGAACGGAAATGAAGATTTAACACAGATTTATGCAATGATAAGTATTGCTGTTTTCTTAGAAGATGAAAAAGAATTTAATATCGCACTTGATAGACTAGAGAAAAGAAACCCATCTTACTTTTACCTTACCTCAGATCCCGTTTCCTCAAGAAACTATGCAACTCGAACTTTTCCAAACGATTGGTATAAACCCCAAATTATTAAAGATGGCTTAACTCAAGAAACCTGTCGTGACAACAATCATCACGCACAATTTGCGATGGCTGCTGCATTAGCAACTGCCGAAGTTGCTTGGCATCAAAGGATAGATATTTACAAAAAAAATGAAAAACGTTACATTGCAACTATGGAACTAATGGCGAAACAAGGTCTAACTGGTTCAATGCAAGAAATATGTACTAATAATGCTACAACTACTGAATTATTTGATACATGGGAGATTGGATATAATCATTATCATAACCGTATGGGTATAGAGTTGCCCTATACCAAGCTATTACTCGAATCCAAAATTCGAAACCCAAATACTAAGTCAGATTGGAATATATTTTATGAGACACTAACCCACGCAAATATTCAAGAAAATTAA